A stretch of DNA from Aurantiacibacter atlanticus:
ATAGGTCAATCCGCCGGAAATCTGCGCGCTTTCCGCATGGGCCGAGGCTGACGGTCTTTCGTCGCCATATGCAGTGGAGCAGGCGGATGCGAGCAATAGGGAAGTGACGCCAAGAAACCTGTACAAGCGCATTGTGGCTCCTCTAGAATGTTTGATAAAGGGGGATGCCCTTAGCAACCAGGGCCGGACGCATTACGTTCCCATGTACGCAAATATCGGCAGGCAGAGCTTGGGTAGTCAGACACCGTGAAACCGAAAATCCTGACCACGCTACCCCGTTATGGCTGGCATCAGGCACGTGCGGATGTGCTCGCGGGAGTCACTGTTGCGCTGGTAGCGTTGCCGCTCAGCATTGCCATTGCGATAGCTTCTGGAGCACCACCGGCAGCGGGACTTGTCACTGCCATCGTTGGCGGTTTCTTAATCTCCTTTCTGGGTGGAAGCCGCGTACAGATTGGCGGACCGACAGGCGCGTTCATCGTCGTAGTTTACGGCGTTATCCAGGAGCACGGTTTTGACGGGCTGGCGGTTGCTACATTGATGGCTGGCGCAATCCTGCTCGTCGCGGGCCTGCTTCGTGCCGGACGCCTCATCAGGCATGTGCCGGAACCGGTAATCGAAGGCTTCACTATCGGTATCGCCATCGTGATCGCCGTCAGCCAGATAAAGGATCTGGCCGGGATGCGCGGGGAAGGGCTGCCCGCGGACTTTCTTCCCAAGCTGGAAGCACTGTGGGCCTTGCGTGGATCGATCGATGTTGCCGCTTCGACAGTCGGTGTGTCGAGCATCGCGGTCATCCTCCTGCTGCGCCAGTTGGTTCCTAAGGTGCCATGGTTGGTCGTGGTCGTGATCGGGGCGAGTGTTGTCGCCGCGCTTGCATTGCCCTCGGTAGAAAATGTGACTTCCCGTTACGGTGCACTGCCTGATGGTTTGCCCGTGCCAGTCATGCCGGACGTTGAAGCTGAGATGCTTATCGCGCTTTTGCCTACTGCGCTCACTATCGCGTTTTTGGCGGGCATAGAATCGCTTCTGTCCGCCATCGTCGCGGACCGGATGATGGGCGGCGCGCACCGATCCAATGCAGAATTGATAGCGCAAGGTGCTGCCAATATCGCATCACCTCTTTTCGGCGGCCTGCCCGCGACGGGCGCAATCGCCCGGACGGCCACGAATGTGAATGCCGGTGGGCGGACGCCGGTTGCAGGCCTCGTCCATGCCTTGGTGATACTGCTCGCACTGCTGCTGGCTGCGCCGCTGGCGGGCAAGTTGGCCCTGCCTGCGCTGGCCGGACTACTGGTGGTCACCGCCTGGACGATGAGCGAGCCACATCGCTGGCGCGCACGTCTGCAATTGCCGCGCGCAGACCTGGCATTGCTCGTCCTGACGGCGTTTTTGACGGTTCTGGCCGACCTGACCATCGCCATTGCGCTGGGCACGGTCCTGGGGCTCGTATTACGGTTTTTGCAGGGAAGGATTTCTGCCTAGCAGCGCTCGGCTTTCGAGGGCTTTGTCACCTGCACTGCATTGGTCGGGGTAATCGGCGGTATTGCCTATTTGGGTACGCCGCTATGGGTCGAAAGTCAGCTAGCTGATCCTGTTGGTGCGGCAGGGCTGGATGAGGCCGAATTGCGAAGCTGGCTTGTCGATGACATGCGATGGAATCTTGGCTAGTTCACGCTTTTCCTGATGATCCTGCTTGCGATCAATCCCCGCAGCCACATGGCGGGTTTGGGAAGCTGAATATCTCCGAGTGCCCAATAAGTGCCGTGTTTTTCCATACGCTTTTTGCAGTTTCAATCGCGCTGACGGTAATCAGCATCGCGATCAGAATGTGGGCCGCGCGCCAAGGGGGCGACGCAAGCGTAATAAAAAAGGGGAGCCACCGTTTCCGGTAGCGCCCCCTTTTTGTTTCGCGGTGAGCGAGATCAGCCTTCGGCGCTCTCTTCGCTATCGTCTGCAGCAGCTTCTGCATCTTCATCTTCGGCACCGGGCAATTCGCCCAGTTCACGATCGGGGTCGAGCGCTTCGGTGAAGCCTTCGGCCTCGCCACGATCTTCTTCGAAGGCAGCTGCGAGAATGTCGATGCCCTGGCTCTGCAATTC
This window harbors:
- a CDS encoding SulP family inorganic anion transporter; translation: MKPKILTTLPRYGWHQARADVLAGVTVALVALPLSIAIAIASGAPPAAGLVTAIVGGFLISFLGGSRVQIGGPTGAFIVVVYGVIQEHGFDGLAVATLMAGAILLVAGLLRAGRLIRHVPEPVIEGFTIGIAIVIAVSQIKDLAGMRGEGLPADFLPKLEALWALRGSIDVAASTVGVSSIAVILLLRQLVPKVPWLVVVVIGASVVAALALPSVENVTSRYGALPDGLPVPVMPDVEAEMLIALLPTALTIAFLAGIESLLSAIVADRMMGGAHRSNAELIAQGAANIASPLFGGLPATGAIARTATNVNAGGRTPVAGLVHALVILLALLLAAPLAGKLALPALAGLLVVTAWTMSEPHRWRARLQLPRADLALLVLTAFLTVLADLTIAIALGTVLGLVLRFLQGRISA